One bacterium genomic region harbors:
- a CDS encoding phosphorylase, with the protein MDTAAPEPFTPGTLAASVAAVTEAALASGALLPIATGVTWIEDGGVRFLVRVLTNLARKDEDRWRREKDAATGAPPVNPFLPYDPALFVAGVSPSHVAILNKFNVVERHVLVVTRRFEDQRALLTPADFEALWRCLAEYPALGFYNGGAEAGASQAHKHLQLVPLPLAAEGPPVPIDPLIARVHPGSPGQAGELPGFGFLHAFARLGGDGGGDPGARARAAWQTYRALLADVGLRAPSGGDAPEMQDGPYCLLVTREWMLVVPRSREHFRSVSINSLGYAGALLVRTEEELAILRQVGPLAALRETALPPRP; encoded by the coding sequence ATGGATACGGCCGCGCCAGAGCCTTTCACGCCGGGGACGCTCGCGGCCTCCGTCGCCGCCGTGACGGAGGCCGCGCTCGCCTCCGGGGCGCTGCTGCCGATCGCCACCGGCGTGACGTGGATCGAGGACGGCGGCGTGCGTTTCCTCGTCCGGGTGCTCACCAACCTTGCCCGCAAGGACGAGGATCGCTGGCGCCGCGAGAAGGATGCGGCGACCGGCGCGCCGCCGGTCAACCCGTTCCTGCCCTACGATCCGGCCCTGTTCGTCGCGGGCGTCTCGCCATCTCACGTCGCGATCCTCAACAAGTTCAACGTCGTCGAGCGCCACGTGCTGGTGGTGACGCGGCGCTTCGAGGACCAGCGCGCGCTGCTGACGCCCGCGGACTTCGAGGCGCTCTGGCGCTGCCTCGCCGAGTACCCGGCGCTCGGCTTCTACAACGGGGGCGCGGAGGCCGGCGCGAGCCAGGCCCACAAGCACCTGCAGCTCGTGCCGCTCCCGCTGGCGGCGGAGGGGCCGCCCGTGCCGATCGACCCGCTCATCGCCCGGGTGCACCCGGGCTCGCCGGGCCAGGCGGGGGAGCTGCCGGGGTTCGGCTTCCTCCACGCATTCGCGCGGCTCGGGGGCGACGGGGGAGGGGATCCGGGCGCGCGCGCCCGAGCGGCCTGGCAGACCTACCGGGCGCTCCTCGCCGACGTCGGGCTGCGCGCGCCATCCGGCGGCGATGCGCCCGAGATGCAGGACGGCCCGTACTGCCTGCTGGTCACGCGCGAATGGATGCTTGTGGTACCGCGGTCGCGGGAGCACTTCAGGTCGGTGTCGATCAACTCCCTCGGCTACGCCGGCGCGCTGCTGGTGCGCACGGAGGAGGAACTGGCGATCCTGCGGCAGGTGGGGCCGCTGGCGGCCCTGCGGGAGACGGCGCTGCCGCCGCGTCCCTGA